One segment of Gammaproteobacteria bacterium DNA contains the following:
- a CDS encoding hypothetical protein (Evidence 5 : Unknown function): MPVRDSAPRNPHFQCVCCGHVANADKNAAINIAARANVN, translated from the coding sequence ATGCCGGTGAGGGATAGCGCACCGCGCAATCCACATTTTCAATGTGTCTGCTGTGGACATGTTGCGAATGCGGATAAAAACGCGGCGATTAATATCGCTGCAAGGGCTAATGTCAATTAG
- the sodB gene encoding superoxide dismutase (Fe) has protein sequence MIHELSPLPYAKDALAPHMSAETLEYHYGKHYQTYITNLNNLIQGTEFEHLSLENIIMNAGGGIFNNAAQVWNHAFFWNCLSPNSGGAPGSALAAAIDKTFGSFSAFKEAFGKTAITTFGSGWAWLVKNADGSLELVSTSNAGTPMTSGKKALLTCDVWEHAYYIDYRNQRPKFVEAFWNLVNWDFVVANFN, from the coding sequence ATGATTCATGAACTTTCCCCGCTTCCTTATGCTAAGGATGCCCTTGCTCCACATATGTCCGCCGAGACTCTTGAATATCACTATGGCAAGCATTACCAAACCTATATCACTAACTTGAATAATTTGATTCAGGGAACAGAATTTGAGCATCTGTCCCTAGAAAATATTATCATGAATGCGGGTGGTGGTATTTTTAACAATGCTGCCCAGGTCTGGAACCATGCTTTCTTCTGGAATTGTCTTTCCCCGAATAGCGGCGGAGCGCCGGGTTCAGCTCTCGCAGCGGCGATTGATAAAACTTTTGGTTCTTTTTCGGCTTTCAAAGAAGCATTTGGCAAGACTGCGATTACCACTTTTGGTTCTGGTTGGGCGTGGTTAGTGAAAAATGCCGATGGTTCCCTCGAACTCGTGAGTACCAGCAATGCCGGTACTCCAATGACATCTGGCAAGAAGGCATTGTTGACTTGCGATGTTTGGGAACACGCCTATTATATTGATTATCGTAACCAGCGTCCGAAGTTTGTCGAGGCATTCTGGAATTTAGTGAATTGGGATTTCGTGGTTGCTAATTTTAATTAA